The Bacteroidota bacterium sequence AAATGAGAATTGCCTACCATTAAATGGAAATACACATCCTGAAATTAGAATTGTCCGTTTCTGCTTTTTGCCTTGCTTAGTTTTACCAGAAATAAGCTGGTAAATCCTTAAAACAGAAACATGAAAACCCTACAGCAAAAACCATTCGATCGAGCAAAAAAGTATTACACTTCATTGAAAGAACAGAGATTTGAGGAAGATTGTGAAGACAAAATACATAATTTGTCTACCATCGAGTTTGAACAGATATTAAGTTACAAATATTTATTATTAAAAAATTCGTCGAAATTACGAACGCTTGATTCAAATGATTATTATTGGAAAGAATTAGGTATCCCTAAAAAATTGATCAGAAATGGTATTTTTTTGGAAACCGGTATGGTTATTTCCTGGATCGGCAGTCAACGAAAACCAAAAAAAATATTAGAAATTGGAACCCGAACAGGTGGTTCACTTATAGCCTTGTTATCCGTTTATAAACCCGAGGATAAAGTTGAAATTGAAGAAATACTTTCATTTGATTTATGGAGAGAATACATTAGCACTACTTGGGTATCGTCTTTATTAACAAAACTATTACGGAAAGACAGCAATATTAATATTTCTATGCGTTATACCAGACTCATTAATAAAATACTTCAAAACAAGGCTGTAAAAAAGGTCAAAAAAAATTTAGCCTTATTTGGAATTAATATAGATAAAATAAAATTCATTTCAGGAGATTCAAAAAAAACTGTTCCCGATTATTTTAAGATGAATCCCAATAAAAAATTCGATTATATACTTGTAGATGGAGCACACGATGAACTTACAGCATTTATAGATTTGGAAAACATAGTAAATCATACAACTGAAAATGGAATTATAGTTTTTGACGATATAGGTCCCGAGAGTTATAAACTAATTGGTGTTTGGAATAAATTCAAGGCAAAACATATTGGAGAGTTTGACTTTTTTGAAATTCACCATAGGAAAGGAATAGCCTGGGCAGTAAAAAAATAAGGCTCTATTGGTCTGAAATATTGGATAGTGATCGATACCTTTTAAATCACAAACAGATCACTCGAAATTTTATCAGCCAGCAGCTTTCCTTTATCCGTGAGGTAAAGGCGGGAGTCTTGCAGAGTAATATCACCGGATTTTATGTAGGCTTCAGCTTCCTTTGTACAATTAGCCAAATAGTTTTCACCATATTGTTTAATACGGTTCAGGTCAATACCCCAAATTGTCCGTAAGGAAGTTAAAATATATTCATTGTACTGTTGATCAGGAGTAAGTATTTCTTTTTCAAAATTAAGTTCGCTCTCTTGCAAAGCCTTTATATAAAGGTTGTTATTGCGCACATTCCACTGCCGGCTATCGCCGTTATAGGAATGAGCCGAGGGACCCAATCCTAAATAATTTTCTTTGAGCCAGTAATTACTGTTGTGCCGGGAATAAAATCCTTCTTTACAAAAATTAGATATTTCGTATTGTGTAAAATCATTGCGCTTCATTTCGGCAATCAATAATTCAAATTGCTGCGCTGTTTTTTCATCATCAACATTTTTTGACTTACCTGTCATAATAGAATGATGGAGCGCTGTTCGGGGTTCCACTGTTAACGCGTAACAGGAGATATGCTGAACATTCAGTTCAAATGCCTTATTAAGATTACTCAACCAGTTTTCATTACTCATGGTCGGCGTTCCGTAAATAAGGTCAATGGTAATATTTTTAAATCCATTATTTTGCGCCGTTTTAACTGAATCAACTGCCATTTGTGAAGTGTGCGCACGGTTCATAAAGCGCAGGTCTTCATCAAAAAAAGATTGCACACCAATACTTAAACGATTTATAGGAGTATCGTGTAGTTGTTTTATTTTTTCGGAAGTCAGATCATCCGGATTTGCTTCTAATGTTATTTCCGCGTCCGCAGCAATACTGAAATATTTATTCAATTCATTAAAAATTCCCAATAATTCCTGTTTAGTGAGAAGGGAGGGGGTGCCGCCTCCCAGGTAAATAGTGTTAATGTCCTCATCCGAAGGAGAAGGAAAGTAGTTTTTCTGTATAACTATTTCTTTTTTCAAAGCCTGCAAAAGGGCGTCTTTATTTTTCAAAGAAGTTGAAAAATAGAAATCACAATAATTACATGCTTGTTTGCAGAAAGGTATATGTATATAAATTCCCGGCATGTGTGTCAAAACCCTCTCCTTCGGAGAGGGCAGGGTGAGGACATTTTATTTATTAAGTACAATCCTAAAGGTAGTTCCTTTATTGGGTTCTGACCACTTCACAAATATGTCACCCGCATGATAATTTTCGATGATGCGTTTGCTGAGTGACAGACCCAAACCCCAACCACGCTGCTTGGTGGTGAAGCCGGGTTTAAAAATAGCCTTGTATTTCGACTTGGGAAGTCCTTTGCCCGTGTCGGTAATATCAATATACACATACTGCGTTTGATCGTAAATATCAACTGTAATAGAACCATTGCCATCCATAGCGTCAACAGCGTTACGACAAATGTTTTCAATAACCCATGCAAATAAGGGTACATTAAGCTGCGCGACAACCTGCAAGCCATCATGTGCTTTAATAGTGTATATCACATTTTTAGAAGTGCGTGTTTTCAAATAGTTGACTGCTTCTTCCATTACATTGTAAATATTCTCCTTTTCAAGTTTAGGAGCAGAACCAATTTTGGAGAAACGCTCTGTTATCGTTTCCAATCGCTTAACGTCTTTCTCCAGTTCGGTGATAGTTTCAGGAGGCACTTGTTTCGTTTTTAAATACTCAACCCATGCCATTAATGATGAAAGAGGTGTGCCCAATTGATGCGCCGTCTCTTTTGCCATACCCACCCAAACCTGGTTTTGCTCGGCATTACGCGCCGTACTGAACAGTGTATAGGCTATAAGCAGGAACAAGCCAATTACACCAAACTGTACATAGGGATAATATTTAAGCTGTGTGAGTAAAAACGAATCGCGGTAAAAAATATATTGTTTACCTTCTCCTCCAAAATCAATAACAATAGGCTCTTTGGCCGATCCCATTTCGGCAACAGACTCCTTCAGTAAGGTCGGGCTGGCGATGGTAGCGGAATCAATGTTGCCATAAGCTATAACCCGCTTGAGTGTTGAATCGGTAAAAATAACCGGGACCGAAGCCGAATTAATAGCAACCTCTGAGATGAATGATTTAACAAGATCGTCAAAAACATTTTTCAGCTCAGAGAATAGTTTCGAATCTTTATAATAAAGGTAATTTTTTCGTCCTCTTAAAATTGTGATCTCGATCGGGTCGTGCTGTTTGCGCATCAACTCCATTTCCTGCTTCAGGTATTCTTTGTCACTGGCCTGTGCTGAATCCAGGTTACGGGATGAGATAATATTCCCATCATGATCGGCCAGGATAACAGGCACGGTCTCATTGTTCTTGATCACCTCGAAAATAAAACTCACATCTTCCATTTGAAGGGAGGGATTGGCCAACTGCTTTGTCCCATTGGCCCAGAGCTCCACTTTCTTTCGCTCCTCATTTGTGATCTTTGTAAATAATTCATTGGTGTATTGAACCAGCTTGGCCTTTTTCCGGATAGCATCGGCCCACAATTTCACCTTCTTGCGTTCGTCCTCGGCTATCTTATTGACAAGCGTATTGGTATACCAAAGTGAAAGACCCACAATGATCAACGCCGCAATAAATAGCAGCAGCTTCCAGGTTTGTTTTTGTGAATAAATATTCAAGTATTCAGATTATGGGACTAATTTACCCAATTGTAGACACTCCTCAATAATAAATGAAGGTAATTCTTACTTGTTCAGGTTAGCAATTACTAAAAATCCTCGTCCTCCTTTTTATCATCCTTGTCTTTTTCGTCCCACTTAATGTTGAACTTATCTTCCCTTTTCTTTTCTTCCTTCTGATCCTTCACTTTAGTGCTGTCCTTTTTGAACCATCCGAATTCTTCGCGTAACAGATCCTTAAGATTTTGCTTTTGTTTTTTAATATCATCCTTTATTTTCTGAAACATTCCTCTTTTATCATATTTAATGATCGGATCATCCACTGTTCCGGTCATGGAAATGAAAAGACTGCGGCTTAAGCCATCATCCTCCATTTCGCCGAACTCTTTATTCTCACTTTTAGCCTCCCCCGCTTTTTTGGCTAACAATTCGCGCATGAGAAGCTGTATATGGTAATCAATTTCATTATTAAAAGTATGTTTGCCGGAGCAGATCAGATTGAGCGCGCTGTTTTTCATATCCATTTTAGGAATAAATATTACCTGGTCCCTGATCTGGATCTGATTTTCAAGGGTGGCGAATTTAATATTTTCCAACTCTTTTACGTTGATGAATTTTGAAAATGCTTTCAATGGTTCAAAATTGAGAATTTCTCCTTTTTCAATCTTAATATCAGCGGTGGCATATACCTTATTCAGATTGGCTTCCAACTTCGGGCTCCATTCAGAAATATATTGAATCTCCGAGGTCAGAAATCCTTTGATGTTTTTATCTGTGAATGTAGCTTGTCCGAAATTCTCAAGCTCGGCAAACAGCCTGTTGATATTCACCCTTTTGAGTGAAGCTGTGCATGAAATAATGATCTTATTGCCCCGGCTGCCATCAACAGCTCCTCGCCCATTGATCTTTCCATCCATCGCTTCAAAAGAGATAGGGTCAATGCTCATTCTTTTATCTTCAAGCACGATCTGTCCCTTGATCTCCCTTGCCCTGAAATGCCTGAAGTTAAGCTCTTTGATATGACTGCTGAGGTCAAGATGAAGATGCTCCGAAAATGCAAGTTCGTAAACAGTATCACGGCGTGTCGTCTTCTCTTCATCTACCAGTAATTGATCGAGGTCAAGTTTGTCGGAATTGAATTGAGCTTCAATAGTAAGGTCTTCATTATCAAGAAATAAGTACGGCAATATATTTCGGGCAAAGCCTTTCAGGCTGAAGTCGCTGCCCGAAATGTATCCGCTGAACCTATTCACAACGATATTGCTGTTGTCAAACAGGAATGCGCCATTTATACTGTCGAACGTATTACTGCTGTTCTTAAAGCGCATACTTACATCGCTCAGCTCAAGATTTCCGGAGGTGACGGCCTTCTTCAGATCTTCGCTGACAAAACTTTTCCCGCTTTTACCCCTGGGAAGTTTACCCTTATAGGTTAAATTGAGAATAGCCCGCCCTGCAAGGGATTCAACAGTATCTATCTGCATGAACTTTTGAAAGTTGTTCAGATTCATTTCTGCATTCACACCCAGGTTGATATAAGGGTTATCAAAATTTTCAATACTAAAATACCCGTTCAATAACCCCTCGTCAAGTTTACCTGAAAATTTGTCTATGGTAAGTTTTGAATTGCCCAGGTTTGAATATTGTCCGTGCAACTGCACCTGTTTAAAAGCCAGATCGGATCTGGTCTGCCGGATATCGCCATTTTCGATGCCAAAGCGGGATGTTATCAGCGGCACTTCCGCACCGGTGTATTTACCTTTTATCGCGGCTTCAAAATAAAAATTACCCTCACTGGAATAATCTTCAATTTTATCCTTGTATTTTTTTGGCATAAGCGATAAAACAGATCGAATGTCCAGATCACGGCCCTTTAGTTGCAGATCAAAAGTGGTGGTTGAATCCGGGTAAGTAATATTCCCGTCCAGGTCGAAGTTCATATCCGCCAGTTTGATCTTTCCATTATTTACAGAATACGTTTGTGTTTTGCTGTTAATGGAAATACCGGCCCGAAATCCGGACATTTTATCTTTCAGGTAAATAGTACTGTCGGATGATATCCGGTCAATATACAACTGCAGATCTGCATAGAGCTCGTATCTTTCCTCACTTAACTTTCCGGCCAGGGACCCTTTGCTGATCGTCATGCGGTGAAACTGTTTACTTTGTTTATCATCATATTGTACGCTGACATTTTTCAAACGTATTTTATCCAGCACAAAAGATAATTTATCAGAACTACTGCTATCAGTGGCTTTCCAGAAATGATAATTATCTTTCCCATTCTTATATACTTTCACCTTTACAACAACATCCGCCAGGTAAAGCTTTCTTATTTTATAATTCTTGCGAAAAATGTCAACAATGCTAAATTGCAGGGATATCGTTCCGGCACTGAACAGCGTGTCATTTTTATCCTTCCAGGTTATAGCATCGAGCGCGAGCACATGATTGAAATCGACTGAAGCGGAAGGGAAATTTCTGATCACCGAAAAACGTATGTTGTGAGGATCGACAACTACCCGGGTATTGAGTTGAGTATTTAACTGCTGAATAACGTATGCCTTTACTTCATCTCCATAAAAACAACCGATCATAAATCCACCCGAAACGATCAGCAGCAATATGATCAGCAAACCAATAAAAAATCCTTTCACAATTTTCGTAAAACGTGAACGCTTTTTTTTACTTTCTATTTGTGGCTTAGTACCTCCGCTTATATCCATACAGAATATCCCTGATTACAAATATTTAAAAAATTACAGCGGTAAAATGGCAGGGTTGATTTTCTTATTAATAACGGAAAGTGGATAACAATAGTGTGCCTCATTCCAACCTTCTCCAAAGGAAAAGGAGAAGGAGTAAATTGCCTTCATTTTATTATTCAACTTTTATGTGATAAACTCTCACTTACCGAAGAGAACTCATAATTTATGGGATCAGCCCCTTCTCCATTTGGTGAAGGCGGAGGATGAGGTATTAACACCCCTTTGTTTCTAACTTTCATATTACCTCTCAGTTTTCAGACTTATTTCGGGTTATTTTTATTGTTCCCTTTTTCATTGTTTACTACAAACTATGGCACTTAACTACATCTGGATAGCCTTTTTCCTTATTGCCTTTGTGGTGGGCTTAATAAAACTCTTGTTCTTTGGCGACACAGAGATTTTTAAACTGCTTGTCGACAGCACATTCGACTCCTCCAAAACAGCATTCGAGATCTCAATCGGCCTTACAGGAATAATGGCACTTTGGCTGGGCTTGATGAATATCGGGGAAAAAGCCGGTGCTATTAATTTTTTTTCACGCCTGGTAAATCCTTTGTTCAGTCGCTTATTCCCGGGAATACCAAAAGAGCATCCGGCGATCGGACAAATAGTAATGAACTTTTCCGCAAACATGCTTGGTCTTGGAAACGCCGCTACACCATTAGGCTTAAAGGCCATGCAAAGCATGCAGGACCTCAACACCGACAAGGAAAGTGCCACTGATCCGCAGATTATGTTCCTGGTACTCAATACCGCGGGCTTCACCCTTTTGCCTGTGACCATCATGATGTTCCGTGCCCAGCTCGGCGCCGCTGATCCTTCGGATGTATTCATACCAATACTTCTTGCTTCATTTTTCGCCACCATTGGCGGAGTCACGGCTGTCGCCATAAAACAACGTATCAATATCTTCGATCCTGTATTATTAGCATGGGGGTTAAGTATAAGTGCGATAATAACCGGTATTGTTTTTTATTTCCGCAGCTTATCACACGAACAACTGGCGACAGTTTCCAAGTTGGTGAGCAACTTCATTTTATTCGGTATAATGATCGCTTTTATAACGGCTGCATTATTAAAAAAGGTGAATGTATTCGACGCATTTATAGAAGGTGCCAAAAGTGGATTTGAGACTGCAATAAAGATCATTCCTTATATGGTGGCTATGCTGGTAGCCATTGCGGTATTCAGGGCATCGGGTGCTATGGATTACCTTATCGACGGATTAGTATTTTTAACGGCTATTCCGCCAGAAGTTGCCGACGCACTTCCTACTGCATTTATGAAACCGCTGAGTGGAAGTGGGGCCCGGGGCATGATGATAGATGCTATGAATGCGCACGGGGTTGATTCATTCACAGGTCGTTTAGCCAGCACCATACAGGGTTCTGCGGATACAACCTTTTATATCATAGCGTTGTACTTCGGCTCAGTGGGAATTAAGAAGG is a genomic window containing:
- a CDS encoding class I SAM-dependent methyltransferase, with protein sequence MKTLQQKPFDRAKKYYTSLKEQRFEEDCEDKIHNLSTIEFEQILSYKYLLLKNSSKLRTLDSNDYYWKELGIPKKLIRNGIFLETGMVISWIGSQRKPKKILEIGTRTGGSLIALLSVYKPEDKVEIEEILSFDLWREYISTTWVSSLLTKLLRKDSNINISMRYTRLINKILQNKAVKKVKKNLALFGINIDKIKFISGDSKKTVPDYFKMNPNKKFDYILVDGAHDELTAFIDLENIVNHTTENGIIVFDDIGPESYKLIGVWNKFKAKHIGEFDFFEIHHRKGIAWAVKK
- the hemW gene encoding radical SAM family heme chaperone HemW, whose amino-acid sequence is MPGIYIHIPFCKQACNYCDFYFSTSLKNKDALLQALKKEIVIQKNYFPSPSDEDINTIYLGGGTPSLLTKQELLGIFNELNKYFSIAADAEITLEANPDDLTSEKIKQLHDTPINRLSIGVQSFFDEDLRFMNRAHTSQMAVDSVKTAQNNGFKNITIDLIYGTPTMSNENWLSNLNKAFELNVQHISCYALTVEPRTALHHSIMTGKSKNVDDEKTAQQFELLIAEMKRNDFTQYEISNFCKEGFYSRHNSNYWLKENYLGLGPSAHSYNGDSRQWNVRNNNLYIKALQESELNFEKEILTPDQQYNEYILTSLRTIWGIDLNRIKQYGENYLANCTKEAEAYIKSGDITLQDSRLYLTDKGKLLADKISSDLFVI
- a CDS encoding HAMP domain-containing histidine kinase, translated to MELMRKQHDPIEITILRGRKNYLYYKDSKLFSELKNVFDDLVKSFISEVAINSASVPVIFTDSTLKRVIAYGNIDSATIASPTLLKESVAEMGSAKEPIVIDFGGEGKQYIFYRDSFLLTQLKYYPYVQFGVIGLFLLIAYTLFSTARNAEQNQVWVGMAKETAHQLGTPLSSLMAWVEYLKTKQVPPETITELEKDVKRLETITERFSKIGSAPKLEKENIYNVMEEAVNYLKTRTSKNVIYTIKAHDGLQVVAQLNVPLFAWVIENICRNAVDAMDGNGSITVDIYDQTQYVYIDITDTGKGLPKSKYKAIFKPGFTTKQRGWGLGLSLSKRIIENYHAGDIFVKWSEPNKGTTFRIVLNK
- a CDS encoding AsmA-like C-terminal region-containing protein, with amino-acid sequence MDISGGTKPQIESKKKRSRFTKIVKGFFIGLLIILLLIVSGGFMIGCFYGDEVKAYVIQQLNTQLNTRVVVDPHNIRFSVIRNFPSASVDFNHVLALDAITWKDKNDTLFSAGTISLQFSIVDIFRKNYKIRKLYLADVVVKVKVYKNGKDNYHFWKATDSSSSDKLSFVLDKIRLKNVSVQYDDKQSKQFHRMTISKGSLAGKLSEERYELYADLQLYIDRISSDSTIYLKDKMSGFRAGISINSKTQTYSVNNGKIKLADMNFDLDGNITYPDSTTTFDLQLKGRDLDIRSVLSLMPKKYKDKIEDYSSEGNFYFEAAIKGKYTGAEVPLITSRFGIENGDIRQTRSDLAFKQVQLHGQYSNLGNSKLTIDKFSGKLDEGLLNGYFSIENFDNPYINLGVNAEMNLNNFQKFMQIDTVESLAGRAILNLTYKGKLPRGKSGKSFVSEDLKKAVTSGNLELSDVSMRFKNSSNTFDSINGAFLFDNSNIVVNRFSGYISGSDFSLKGFARNILPYLFLDNEDLTIEAQFNSDKLDLDQLLVDEEKTTRRDTVYELAFSEHLHLDLSSHIKELNFRHFRAREIKGQIVLEDKRMSIDPISFEAMDGKINGRGAVDGSRGNKIIISCTASLKRVNINRLFAELENFGQATFTDKNIKGFLTSEIQYISEWSPKLEANLNKVYATADIKIEKGEILNFEPLKAFSKFINVKELENIKFATLENQIQIRDQVIFIPKMDMKNSALNLICSGKHTFNNEIDYHIQLLMRELLAKKAGEAKSENKEFGEMEDDGLSRSLFISMTGTVDDPIIKYDKRGMFQKIKDDIKKQKQNLKDLLREEFGWFKKDSTKVKDQKEEKKREDKFNIKWDEKDKDDKKEDEDF
- a CDS encoding spore maturation protein, whose protein sequence is MALNYIWIAFFLIAFVVGLIKLLFFGDTEIFKLLVDSTFDSSKTAFEISIGLTGIMALWLGLMNIGEKAGAINFFSRLVNPLFSRLFPGIPKEHPAIGQIVMNFSANMLGLGNAATPLGLKAMQSMQDLNTDKESATDPQIMFLVLNTAGFTLLPVTIMMFRAQLGAADPSDVFIPILLASFFATIGGVTAVAIKQRINIFDPVLLAWGLSISAIITGIVFYFRSLSHEQLATVSKLVSNFILFGIMIAFITAALLKKVNVFDAFIEGAKSGFETAIKIIPYMVAMLVAIAVFRASGAMDYLIDGLVFLTAIPPEVADALPTAFMKPLSGSGARGMMIDAMNAHGVDSFTGRLASTIQGSADTTFYIIALYFGSVGIKKARYAVGYGLLADLFGFIAAILVAYLFFR